From a single Rhodococcus qingshengii JCM 15477 genomic region:
- a CDS encoding hemolysin family protein — translation MDIVFTILSLVGFIALTAGTALFVAAEFSLTALERSTVDEAARGGDRRSRQVQHAHKTLSFQLSGAQLGITITTLITGYLAEPVLARFITPVTKAVGLSESAASTTSLILALVIATSFSMIFGELVPKNLAISKPMPTARATAGLQAGFSLIFRWAINGLNGTANWIVRRLGIEPAEELRSARSPQELGSLVRTSAQRGSIDKGTAMLVDRSLQFGDRTAEELMTPRVKIESLELSDTVADLIVTASRTGYSRFPVVRGDLDDTVGVVHIKHAFTVPAERRRTTRVDSLAQRVPVVPSSLDGDTVMERIRSDGMQVALVVDEYGGTAGIVTMEDLIEEIVGDVRDEHDEPELDVQRVGDGWSCSGLLRIDEVTSATGYTAPEGDYDTLGGLVLTELGRIPDEGDEVELPDVDSSGDSRGKWIARVTGMDGRRIDRVTITPVPAYVEPESADDSKKESDDE, via the coding sequence ATGGACATCGTTTTCACCATTCTCAGCCTGGTCGGCTTCATCGCGCTGACTGCAGGCACCGCCCTCTTCGTGGCGGCCGAATTCTCACTGACCGCGCTCGAACGCAGCACCGTCGACGAAGCTGCTCGTGGCGGCGACCGACGCTCGCGGCAGGTTCAACACGCGCACAAGACTCTTTCGTTCCAGCTCTCCGGCGCTCAGCTGGGCATCACGATCACAACCCTGATCACCGGTTACCTGGCCGAGCCGGTCCTGGCACGGTTCATCACACCGGTCACGAAGGCCGTCGGGCTCAGTGAATCCGCTGCCTCGACAACGTCTTTGATCCTGGCTCTCGTGATCGCGACCTCGTTCTCCATGATCTTCGGTGAGCTCGTACCGAAGAACCTCGCAATCTCCAAGCCGATGCCCACCGCCCGCGCGACTGCGGGCCTGCAAGCAGGGTTCTCGCTGATCTTCCGGTGGGCCATCAACGGCCTCAACGGAACCGCCAACTGGATCGTGCGACGCCTGGGCATCGAACCCGCGGAGGAATTGCGCTCCGCGCGATCACCGCAGGAACTCGGGTCCCTCGTGCGGACGTCCGCGCAGCGCGGCTCCATCGACAAGGGCACGGCGATGCTCGTCGACCGTTCACTGCAGTTCGGTGACCGCACGGCAGAAGAGCTGATGACTCCGCGAGTGAAGATCGAATCGCTGGAACTCTCGGACACCGTCGCAGACCTGATCGTGACGGCGTCGCGGACCGGCTATTCGCGCTTCCCGGTCGTTCGCGGCGATCTCGACGACACGGTCGGCGTCGTACACATCAAGCACGCGTTCACCGTTCCGGCCGAGCGCAGGCGCACGACGCGCGTCGACAGTCTGGCTCAACGTGTTCCCGTCGTGCCGTCGAGCCTGGACGGAGACACCGTCATGGAGCGGATCCGCTCCGACGGCATGCAGGTTGCGCTCGTCGTCGACGAGTACGGCGGAACTGCCGGCATCGTCACGATGGAAGACCTCATCGAGGAAATCGTCGGCGATGTGCGCGACGAACACGACGAACCCGAACTCGACGTACAGCGCGTCGGCGACGGATGGTCGTGCTCCGGTCTCCTGCGCATCGACGAGGTCACTTCGGCTACCGGGTACACCGCTCCCGAAGGCGACTACGACACGCTCGGCGGCTTGGTGCTCACCGAACTGGGCCGCATCCCCGACGAGGGTGACGAGGTGGAATTGCCCGACGTCGACTCGTCCGGTGATTCGCGCGGAAAGTGGATTGCACGAGTGACCGGCATGGACGGCCGCCGTATCGACCGGGTGACCATCACGCCGGTCCCCGCTTACGTCGAACCCGAATCCGCAGACGACAGCAAGAAGGAGTCCGACGATGAATAA
- a CDS encoding DMT family transporter, translating to MGDLPLISVLCALLAALLFACASVAQQRAASAVPEGEALVASLIRSPRWWAGLIGDGGGYVMQAVALSLGSVLVVQPLIVTSLLFALPLSAKFSGIRITRSAWSLAIMLAISLAIFLVVGDPTEGDSNAPWSDWAVPLTITVAVAVAATVGGLSKLDGGWRALLLGSAAGIFYGVAVAFTKYVTDLLGHGVVGVISAWQTWALIASGAIGVYLQQRAFQVGPLSASLPALTIGEPIAAIFLGMTVLDERLRVDGPGIVLIGCAVAVMIMTTIALSRSQARDTEGATAESTVGS from the coding sequence ATGGGTGATCTTCCACTGATCTCGGTTCTCTGCGCACTTCTCGCTGCACTGCTCTTCGCGTGCGCTTCGGTCGCTCAGCAACGGGCGGCGTCCGCGGTTCCCGAGGGCGAGGCGTTGGTGGCGTCGTTGATTCGCAGTCCTCGGTGGTGGGCCGGGTTGATCGGTGACGGCGGCGGGTACGTCATGCAGGCCGTTGCACTGTCGTTGGGTTCGGTGTTGGTGGTGCAGCCGCTGATCGTGACCTCGTTGCTGTTCGCGCTGCCTCTCTCGGCCAAATTCTCGGGAATCCGCATCACCCGTTCCGCGTGGTCACTGGCGATCATGCTCGCGATTTCCTTGGCGATCTTCCTCGTCGTCGGCGATCCCACCGAGGGAGACAGCAATGCTCCATGGTCGGATTGGGCTGTGCCCCTGACGATTACGGTCGCAGTGGCCGTGGCCGCAACTGTCGGCGGCTTGTCCAAACTCGACGGCGGCTGGCGCGCACTGCTTCTCGGCTCTGCGGCAGGAATCTTCTACGGCGTCGCCGTCGCATTCACCAAGTACGTCACCGACCTACTCGGCCACGGCGTCGTCGGGGTGATTTCGGCATGGCAGACGTGGGCGCTGATCGCCTCGGGCGCAATCGGGGTCTACCTGCAACAGCGCGCGTTCCAGGTCGGGCCGCTGTCGGCGTCGCTACCCGCCCTGACGATCGGCGAGCCGATCGCGGCCATCTTCCTGGGGATGACAGTGCTCGACGAACGCCTCCGCGTCGACGGTCCCGGAATTGTTCTCATCGGGTGCGCCGTCGCCGTCATGATCATGACCACGATCGCCCTTTCCCGCTCACAAGCGCGCGATACCGAGGGCGCTACGGCGGAATCGACGGTAGGCTCGTGA
- a CDS encoding OsmC family protein gives MKSHTYTLDLQWTGDLGTGTSSTQGYSRNHAISAVGKPELLGSSDPSFRGDAQRWNPEELLVASLAQCHMLWYLGLAAAAGVVVLDYSDQPVGSMIEESDGGGQFIEVTLNPTVLVAEASMVEKAQELHGPAHTKCFIARSVNFPVLHSPTILVATDE, from the coding sequence GTGAAGTCACATACCTACACACTCGACCTTCAGTGGACGGGCGATCTGGGAACCGGAACGTCCAGCACGCAGGGATATTCGCGCAATCATGCAATATCCGCGGTCGGAAAGCCGGAACTTCTCGGCAGCTCCGATCCCTCGTTCCGCGGTGACGCGCAGCGATGGAACCCCGAGGAACTGCTCGTTGCCTCCCTCGCCCAGTGCCACATGCTCTGGTACCTCGGGCTGGCAGCTGCCGCTGGGGTCGTCGTTCTCGACTACAGCGATCAGCCGGTCGGCAGCATGATCGAGGAATCCGATGGCGGCGGCCAGTTCATCGAAGTGACGTTGAATCCGACGGTGTTGGTCGCGGAGGCGTCGATGGTCGAGAAGGCCCAGGAGCTTCACGGCCCCGCACACACGAAGTGCTTCATCGCTCGGTCGGTGAACTTCCCCGTCCTGCATTCCCCGACGATCCTGGTGGCCACCGATGAGTGA
- a CDS encoding hemolysin family protein, whose amino-acid sequence MNNLFGVLLTVVLLAGNAFFVGAEFALISARRDRLEALVAQGKKRALTVIKAGENLSLMLAAAQLGITICSILLGKVAEPAIAHLLEVPMEAVGLPDGLLHPISFAIALSLVVVLHILLGEMVPKNIALAGPEKTAMLLVPAHLAFIKIARPIIAFYNLCANGVLKLLRVEPKDELDVTVSAVELSAMIGESRSEGLIDAEEHRRLKQALESTDRTVSEVLITLDKVRTIPLTPSGTTLGEIERAVIETGYSRYPVRASDGSLAGYVHLKDVLDEVLDEAAGPDTVVPTSDIRPLPIVPLSTPLAEALAGLRRASSHLGAVTDADGVVIGIVALEDLLEEYVGTVRDGTHRGTDAVPGQRNS is encoded by the coding sequence ATGAATAACCTCTTCGGTGTACTCCTCACCGTCGTGCTGCTCGCCGGCAATGCATTCTTCGTCGGTGCGGAGTTCGCACTGATCTCCGCACGACGTGACCGCCTCGAAGCACTGGTCGCGCAAGGCAAGAAGCGGGCGCTCACAGTCATCAAGGCCGGTGAGAACCTCTCGCTCATGCTTGCGGCGGCTCAGCTGGGCATCACGATCTGCTCGATCCTCCTCGGTAAGGTCGCCGAGCCCGCCATTGCGCACCTCCTCGAGGTGCCGATGGAAGCCGTCGGCCTGCCCGACGGATTGCTGCACCCGATCTCGTTTGCCATCGCGCTGTCGCTCGTCGTCGTGCTGCACATCCTGCTCGGCGAGATGGTGCCCAAGAACATCGCGTTGGCCGGCCCCGAGAAGACGGCCATGCTGCTCGTTCCCGCGCATCTGGCATTCATCAAGATCGCTCGCCCGATCATCGCGTTCTACAACCTGTGCGCGAACGGAGTGCTCAAGCTCCTGCGCGTCGAACCCAAGGACGAACTCGACGTCACGGTCTCGGCGGTGGAGTTGTCCGCGATGATCGGTGAATCGCGATCCGAAGGTCTGATCGACGCCGAAGAACACCGGCGGTTGAAGCAGGCACTCGAATCGACCGACCGGACCGTCTCCGAGGTCCTGATCACTCTCGACAAGGTGCGGACCATTCCCCTCACACCGTCGGGAACAACACTGGGTGAGATCGAGCGTGCGGTCATCGAGACCGGATACTCGCGTTACCCGGTGCGAGCGAGCGACGGATCGCTGGCTGGGTACGTGCACCTCAAGGACGTGCTCGACGAGGTGCTCGACGAGGCCGCTGGACCGGACACCGTCGTTCCGACGTCGGATATCCGGCCGCTGCCCATCGTTCCGCTCAGCACACCGCTGGCCGAAGCGTTGGCCGGCCTTCGTCGGGCCAGCTCGCACCTCGGCGCTGTCACGGACGCTGACGGAGTGGTGATCGGTATCGTCGCGCTCGAGGATCTCCTCGAGGAGTACGTCGGAACGGTCCGCGATGGCACGCATCGCGGCACGGATGCTGTTCCCGGACAAAGAAACAGCTGA
- a CDS encoding DEAD/DEAH box helicase, whose product MQESTIDSPTSTEGRSFVDLGIPAVMVHALRRSGIDAPFPIQSATIPDVLAGRDVLGRGATGSGKTLAFGLPMLVRLKGGASKRNRPRGLVLAPTRELAIQIHKALDDAATEIGLRVANAVGGVPIKRQADILARGVDLLIATPGRLLDLLDQKSVILDDVVITTIDEADHMADMGFIDEVAKILDTTPKDGQRLLFSATLDGKVDDLVAGYLRNPASHSTAPPVATVSTMEHHLLFVDHDDKRSVVAHIASRAGRTIMFVKTKHGVDRLAQQLHLIGVSAGALHGGKTQNNRTKTLASFSDGTTPVLVATDVAARGIHVDDVTLVVHVDPPAEAKDYLHRAGRTARAGESGVVVTIVTDEERDSVEKLTKQAGIKVHGVRVRPDDLELTRITGAMEPTGIPVEAPDTTVAVKHTAKRGRQEHDTAGRTAAGGRMKKDGDKRAASSRRVTDPKSVKKIRADGTPVPTRSERLASKGLTPRRGAPGAGKPSAGNRAGKRAH is encoded by the coding sequence ATGCAGGAATCGACGATCGACTCGCCCACCTCGACCGAAGGGCGTTCGTTCGTCGACCTCGGAATCCCCGCCGTGATGGTGCACGCGTTGCGCCGAAGCGGCATCGATGCCCCCTTCCCCATTCAGTCGGCAACCATCCCCGATGTTCTTGCCGGTCGGGATGTACTCGGGCGCGGTGCGACGGGTTCCGGAAAGACTCTGGCCTTCGGGCTTCCGATGCTGGTGCGCCTCAAGGGTGGGGCGAGCAAGCGGAATCGTCCGCGCGGTTTGGTGCTCGCTCCCACCCGTGAGCTGGCGATCCAGATCCACAAGGCACTCGACGACGCCGCTACCGAGATCGGTTTGCGTGTGGCAAATGCGGTCGGGGGCGTTCCGATCAAGCGTCAGGCCGACATCCTTGCCCGCGGCGTCGATCTGCTGATCGCGACCCCCGGGCGCCTACTCGACCTACTCGACCAGAAGTCGGTGATTCTCGACGACGTCGTGATCACGACCATCGACGAAGCCGACCACATGGCAGACATGGGTTTCATCGACGAGGTTGCGAAGATTCTCGACACGACTCCGAAAGACGGTCAGCGTCTTCTCTTTTCGGCGACACTCGACGGCAAGGTCGACGATCTGGTCGCGGGTTACCTGCGCAATCCGGCGTCGCACTCGACTGCTCCCCCGGTTGCGACCGTCTCGACCATGGAGCATCACCTGCTTTTCGTCGACCACGACGACAAGAGATCCGTTGTCGCACATATCGCTTCGCGCGCGGGGCGGACCATCATGTTCGTCAAGACCAAGCACGGTGTGGATCGTCTTGCGCAGCAACTGCATTTGATCGGCGTCTCGGCCGGGGCTCTGCACGGCGGCAAGACGCAGAACAATCGGACCAAGACCCTCGCGTCGTTCTCCGACGGGACAACACCGGTCCTGGTCGCCACCGATGTCGCCGCGCGCGGAATCCATGTCGACGACGTGACGCTCGTCGTTCACGTCGATCCCCCGGCCGAGGCGAAGGACTACCTGCACCGGGCCGGCCGCACGGCACGCGCCGGGGAATCAGGCGTCGTCGTCACCATCGTCACCGACGAAGAACGTGATTCGGTCGAGAAGTTGACCAAGCAGGCAGGCATCAAGGTTCACGGTGTGCGGGTTCGTCCTGACGATCTTGAACTCACGCGCATCACCGGTGCGATGGAGCCGACGGGAATTCCGGTCGAGGCTCCCGATACGACGGTTGCCGTCAAGCACACCGCCAAGCGTGGCCGTCAGGAACACGACACTGCAGGCCGGACCGCTGCCGGAGGCCGGATGAAGAAGGACGGCGACAAGCGCGCCGCCTCCTCGCGGCGCGTCACCGATCCGAAGAGTGTGAAGAAGATCCGTGCGGACGGCACTCCGGTCCCGACCCGTTCGGAGCGTCTGGCGTCCAAGGGCTTGACCCCACGTCGCGGCGCACCCGGCGCAGGAAAGCCGTCTGCCGGAAATCGGGCGGGCAAGCGCGCACACTGA
- a CDS encoding GuaB1 family IMP dehydrogenase-related protein → MQFLEGQRPPYDLTYDDVFLVPNRTEVTSRFDVDLNSSDGSGTTIPVVVANMTAVAGRRMAETVARRGGLVIIPQDVPTEAVAETVAFVKSRHLVADTPVTLSPDDAVSDALALLPKRAHGAVVVVEDGKPLGVVTEAACADVDRFTRLRTVAITDFVTAPVTATPREVFELLETKHDPLAVIVNEDGTLAGVLTRTGAIRAGIYDPAVDERGALRVAAAVGVNGDVGAKAKALVDAGADVIVVDTAHGHQQRMIDALTTLKALDLGVPLVAGNVVSAQGTRDLIAAGADIVKVGVGPGAMCTTRMMTGVGRPQFSAVAECAAAARELGKHVWADGGVRHPRDVALALAAGASNVMIGSWFAGTYESPGDLKVDQAGNAYKESFGMASKRAVAARTATETAFDRARKGLFEEGISSSRMRLDPERPGVEDLIDQICSGVRSTCTYAGARSLEELHEKAVLGVQSAAGFAEGRPLPSGW, encoded by the coding sequence GTGCAGTTCCTCGAAGGGCAACGCCCCCCATACGACCTGACCTACGACGACGTCTTCCTCGTCCCTAACCGGACCGAGGTCACCTCTCGGTTCGACGTCGATCTCAATTCTTCCGACGGATCCGGAACGACCATTCCCGTCGTGGTCGCCAATATGACCGCAGTCGCCGGCCGCCGCATGGCGGAGACTGTCGCCCGCCGCGGCGGACTGGTCATCATTCCGCAGGACGTCCCCACCGAAGCTGTCGCCGAGACCGTGGCGTTCGTCAAGAGCCGCCACCTCGTCGCCGATACGCCGGTCACGCTGAGTCCGGACGACGCCGTCTCCGATGCGCTGGCGCTGCTTCCCAAGCGCGCTCACGGCGCGGTCGTGGTGGTCGAGGACGGTAAGCCTCTCGGTGTCGTCACGGAGGCTGCCTGCGCGGATGTCGATCGGTTCACTCGCCTCCGTACCGTCGCGATCACCGACTTCGTCACGGCCCCGGTCACCGCCACACCGCGTGAGGTCTTCGAACTGCTCGAAACCAAGCACGATCCGCTGGCGGTCATCGTCAACGAAGACGGGACTCTTGCCGGCGTCCTCACCCGCACCGGCGCGATCCGTGCCGGCATCTACGACCCCGCAGTCGACGAGCGCGGCGCACTCCGGGTCGCTGCGGCGGTCGGTGTGAACGGTGACGTGGGCGCCAAGGCCAAGGCACTCGTCGACGCCGGTGCCGACGTGATCGTCGTGGACACGGCTCACGGTCACCAGCAGAGAATGATCGATGCACTCACCACCCTCAAGGCGCTCGATCTCGGCGTCCCGTTGGTCGCAGGCAACGTGGTCTCCGCACAGGGAACCCGTGATCTGATCGCCGCAGGCGCGGACATCGTCAAGGTCGGCGTCGGACCCGGAGCCATGTGCACGACTCGCATGATGACCGGCGTCGGACGCCCGCAGTTTTCGGCCGTCGCGGAATGTGCTGCAGCGGCACGTGAGCTCGGCAAGCACGTCTGGGCCGACGGCGGCGTTCGCCACCCCCGCGACGTTGCACTCGCCCTCGCGGCGGGCGCGTCGAACGTCATGATCGGCTCGTGGTTCGCCGGCACGTACGAGTCCCCCGGCGACCTCAAGGTCGATCAGGCGGGCAACGCGTACAAGGAGAGCTTCGGTATGGCCTCCAAGCGCGCTGTTGCCGCTCGCACAGCCACCGAAACGGCATTCGATCGCGCCCGTAAGGGATTGTTCGAGGAAGGCATCTCCAGTTCGCGGATGCGTCTCGATCCCGAGCGCCCCGGAGTCGAGGACCTGATCGATCAGATCTGTTCCGGCGTGCGCAGTACCTGCACGTACGCGGGTGCGCGCTCTCTCGAAGAGCTGCACGAGAAGGCCGTTCTGGGCGTGCAGTCCGCCGCCGGATTTGCCGAAGGACGGCCGCTTCCGTCTGGTTGGTGA
- the gndA gene encoding NADP-dependent phosphogluconate dehydrogenase, whose amino-acid sequence MSTTSTESPRAQIGVTGLAVMGSNIARNFARHGHTVALHNRSIAKTDALIAEHGSEGDFVRTETVEEFVAALQKPRRVLIMVKAGAPTDAVIEELANAMEPGDIIIDGGNSLYTDTIRREAAIRARGLHFVGAGISGGEEGALNGPSIMPGGPKESYEALGPLLESISAHVDGTPCCTHIGPDGSGHFVKMVHNGIEYADMQLIGEAYNLFRDALGYDAGQVADVFTEWNKGTLESYLIEITAEVLRQVDAETGKPLVDVIVDAAEQKGTGRWTVKSALDLGVPVTGIAEAVFARALSGSRNQRAAAQAQGLAAGSLGDKPADAEQFAADIQAALYASKIVAYAQGFDQIAAGSAEYDWNLKPADLATIWRGGCIIRAQFLNRIKDAFDADPSLPSLILAPYFREAIEAGIDSWRRVVATATMLGIPVPAFASSLSYYDGLRAERLPAALTQGQRDFFGAHTYERIDKPGKFHTLWSGDRSEIEA is encoded by the coding sequence ATGTCAACCACTAGCACCGAATCACCCCGAGCTCAGATCGGCGTCACCGGCCTGGCCGTCATGGGTTCGAATATTGCCCGCAATTTCGCCCGCCACGGTCACACCGTTGCCCTGCACAACCGCAGCATCGCGAAGACCGATGCCCTGATCGCCGAGCATGGTTCCGAGGGCGATTTCGTGCGCACCGAGACCGTCGAGGAGTTTGTTGCCGCACTTCAGAAGCCGCGACGCGTCCTGATCATGGTCAAGGCGGGCGCCCCGACCGATGCTGTCATCGAAGAGCTCGCAAACGCCATGGAGCCCGGCGACATCATCATCGACGGTGGCAACTCGCTCTACACCGACACGATCCGTCGTGAAGCGGCGATCCGCGCCCGCGGACTGCACTTCGTCGGCGCCGGTATCTCCGGTGGCGAAGAAGGCGCACTCAACGGTCCGTCGATCATGCCGGGCGGCCCGAAGGAGTCCTACGAGGCTCTCGGCCCGCTTCTCGAGTCCATCTCCGCTCACGTCGACGGCACCCCGTGCTGCACGCACATCGGCCCCGACGGCAGCGGTCACTTCGTCAAGATGGTGCACAACGGCATCGAGTACGCCGACATGCAGCTCATCGGCGAGGCGTACAACCTCTTCCGCGACGCTCTGGGCTACGACGCCGGTCAGGTTGCCGACGTCTTCACCGAGTGGAACAAGGGCACCCTCGAGTCCTACCTGATCGAGATCACCGCCGAGGTGCTCCGCCAGGTCGACGCCGAGACCGGCAAGCCTTTGGTCGACGTCATCGTCGACGCTGCCGAGCAGAAGGGCACGGGCCGCTGGACGGTCAAGTCCGCTCTGGATCTGGGCGTGCCGGTCACCGGCATCGCCGAGGCCGTGTTTGCTCGCGCACTGTCCGGTAGCCGCAATCAGCGCGCCGCAGCTCAGGCGCAGGGTCTGGCTGCCGGCTCTCTCGGCGACAAGCCTGCTGACGCCGAGCAGTTTGCCGCCGACATCCAGGCCGCGCTGTACGCGTCGAAGATCGTGGCGTACGCGCAGGGCTTCGATCAGATCGCTGCCGGCAGCGCCGAGTACGACTGGAACCTCAAGCCTGCCGACCTGGCGACGATCTGGCGCGGTGGCTGCATCATCCGTGCGCAGTTCCTCAACCGCATCAAGGACGCGTTCGACGCCGATCCGAGCCTGCCGAGTTTGATTCTGGCGCCGTACTTCCGCGAGGCCATCGAGGCAGGCATCGACAGCTGGCGCCGCGTGGTCGCCACCGCGACGATGCTCGGCATTCCGGTACCTGCGTTCGCGTCCTCGCTGTCGTACTACGACGGTCTCCGCGCGGAGCGTCTGCCGGCCGCCCTGACTCAGGGTCAGCGCGACTTCTTCGGCGCGCACACCTACGAGCGCATCGACAAGCCGGGCAAGTTCCACACACTGTGGAGCGGTGACCGCAGCGAAATCGAGGCCTGA
- a CDS encoding CoA transferase has translation MDHGYGFYLDEYQRDVGVHSDDRRGHIECPDSAGSLAAHLPVFDLAAGSVAAFASAIHRSTGPGDGYWTLDPERIAASFSSDRLFRIGGEPINGFSEHSGFFAARDGWVRTHGNYPHHRDRLIAVLALDHGSPKDAVAQRISELSAIEIEQQAAEIGAIAVRVRTETEWRLSEQCAAARSAPLVSIRARDEGKPRTHPTRPRVLDLTRVIAGPVATRALALVGADVLRIDPPAIPEIGWQHLDSGQGKRSALLDLKSSAGAAAFRELLETADVLVTGYRPGALEALIGQDLPAHLIHGRVSAWGWEGPWANRRGFDSIVQAASGISFLEGGENPGALPAQALDHSTGYFLAAGILDALTLRSHDGRGRDVDVSLASTGARLLDAPGRTAHPGLPTAPGLNVVVNHADVTTARPALAEFEDYPEPAHPWGSDRAEWAR, from the coding sequence ATGGATCACGGGTACGGGTTCTATCTCGACGAATACCAGCGTGACGTCGGGGTGCACAGCGACGACCGACGCGGGCACATCGAATGCCCGGACTCGGCGGGTTCCCTTGCGGCGCACTTGCCGGTGTTCGACCTCGCTGCGGGCTCGGTAGCGGCGTTCGCCTCGGCGATTCATCGGTCAACCGGCCCGGGCGACGGATACTGGACCCTCGATCCCGAGCGCATCGCCGCGTCCTTCTCGAGCGATCGACTGTTCCGGATCGGCGGCGAGCCGATCAACGGGTTCTCCGAGCACTCGGGGTTCTTTGCCGCCCGCGACGGTTGGGTCCGCACGCACGGCAACTATCCGCACCATCGCGACCGCCTGATCGCCGTCCTCGCGCTCGATCATGGATCACCCAAAGATGCAGTGGCGCAACGGATATCCGAACTCAGCGCCATCGAGATCGAGCAGCAGGCCGCCGAGATCGGAGCCATCGCGGTCCGTGTTCGTACCGAGACCGAGTGGCGCCTGAGTGAGCAGTGCGCAGCTGCGAGGTCTGCGCCTCTGGTATCCATCCGAGCACGCGACGAGGGAAAACCCCGCACGCATCCGACGCGCCCACGCGTTCTCGACCTGACCCGCGTCATCGCCGGTCCGGTCGCGACGCGTGCCCTGGCGTTGGTCGGCGCTGACGTTCTGCGGATCGATCCCCCGGCGATCCCCGAGATCGGATGGCAGCACCTCGACAGTGGACAGGGCAAGCGGTCGGCGCTTCTCGACCTGAAATCCTCGGCGGGAGCGGCAGCGTTCCGAGAACTCCTCGAAACCGCAGACGTACTGGTCACCGGCTACCGGCCGGGTGCACTCGAAGCGCTCATCGGGCAGGATCTTCCCGCCCACCTGATTCACGGGCGCGTCAGCGCATGGGGATGGGAAGGTCCGTGGGCGAATCGCCGCGGCTTCGACAGCATCGTGCAGGCCGCGTCCGGCATTTCGTTCCTCGAGGGTGGTGAGAACCCTGGCGCACTTCCGGCGCAGGCACTCGACCACTCGACCGGATACTTCCTGGCAGCGGGGATCCTCGACGCGTTGACACTGCGCTCGCACGACGGCCGTGGCCGCGACGTCGACGTGTCGCTGGCAAGCACAGGCGCTCGTCTTCTCGACGCACCCGGCCGAACCGCCCATCCTGGTCTGCCGACGGCTCCCGGCCTGAATGTTGTTGTCAACCATGCCGACGTGACCACCGCACGACCCGCGCTGGCAGAGTTCGAGGACTACCCCGAACCAGCCCATCCGTGGGGATCGGATCGCGCGGAGTGGGCACGCTGA